AACTGGTGTTCCTCGCCGAAGCGTTCACGCGCCCGAAGATGATGCACCGCCTTGCAAAGTCGGGCTTCGACATGAGCTACACCTACTTCGCCTGGCGCTCTGCCAAGTGGGAATTCGAGCAGTACCTCAAGGAACTCACGCAGTCCGATGCCAAGGAATACATGCGCGGCATCTTCTTCCCGACGACTCCGGACATTTTCCCGAAGTACCTCGCCTACAAGGGCCCGAACGCCTTCAAGCAACGTTACTTCCTTGCCGGTACGCTTTCTAGCCTTACCGGTATGTACAACGGCTACGAGCTCTGCGAAAACATCCCGAGCCCCATCAAGGAAGAACTGCAGGACAGCGAAAAGTACCAGTACAAGGTGCACAACTGGTATGGTCCCGGCATCCAGGACTTCGTTCGCCGCGTAAACACCGCCCGTCAGGAACACGTCGCCCTGCAGGAATACGACAACCTCGACTTCCACTATTGCGCCAACGACCAGCTGATGGTTTACTCCAAAAAATCCGGCGAAGACGTGATCCTCTGCGTGTGCAACATGGATATGGACAACGCGCAGGAAGGCATGGTGGAACTCGACATGAGGAAGCTCGGCCTGAATGACGATTCCTTCTTCTTCTTGAAGGACCTGATTACCGACGAATCCTTCGTGTGGCGCGGCAACAAGAACTTTGTTCGCCTCGACCCTGCCAAGGCTCCCGGCCACCTGCTCGTGCTCAAGAAAATCTAGGCGACACTGGATCCTCCCCATTCGGGGACCATGCGCACTAAGGTTACAAAAGCATATAAGGCGAACGCCGCGACAGAATGTTTACATTCTGGCATGGTTGAGCCGAAATTGCGGACGCCAAAGGCGTCCACTAACCAAGTGCTGTCCGCCGTCGGTCTGACGACCTCCAGGATGACCGGTTTCTGCAATAGCAGCATAGGAGCCCAGCGGTTAGTCGACCTCCAGGATGACTGTTTAGGAGGATGTCATTCTGGAGCGAAGCGACGGAATCCATAGACACATTTGTACAAAAGACTGTTTTCACGGCAGTCTTTTTTATTTATATTGAAAGTATGATCGACATTTATTCGCTTGCTAAAAATCCGCTGGTTTTCCAGAAACAACGCACCATCACCTCGGCCTACATCGATGTCTCAGGCAAGATGGGCCTTGCGCAGACGGTACTCATGGTGCAGGACAACTTCACCGAGAATTTCGGCACACTCAAGATGGACAACTTCTGCGTCAACGAAAAAGGCGGCTATTGGGCCATCACCAAAGCGAAGTTTAAATTTTTCCAACGCCCCTATTGGCGCGACAAGGTGGTGACCACATCGTTCCCCGCCGACAGCGCTCCCATCCGCACTTACGAAAATACTGCCGTCACGACAGTCGAAGGGGAACCCATCATTCTCGCCGTACAAGAAGCCTGCTGCCTCAACTTGGAAACACATCGCCCCATGAAGCTTTCTGCGGTGGACTTTCCTGCAGAAGGTTCCCCTGAACCCTTTATGGACAACAAGTTCTCGAAGTTCCCCGTAGAGCCCGAGGAATATCAGGAAGTGTACCGCCAGAAGGTGCTGCCGCAGCATATCGACATGTCGCACCACATGAACAACATCGAATACGTAAAGCTTGGTCTGAATGTGTTCAGCGCCGCCGACCTGGAACTATGCATTCCTTCGATGTTGGAATTGCACTTTATGGGAGAAACCCGCGAAGGCCAAGAAGTCAAGATTTTCCGCGCCGACAAGATGGGTGCGACCTATATGAAAATCGAAGACGATTCGGGACGCCAAGTCTTCGAGATGAAAGTCAAGATGAAGTAACGCCTCGGATATTATCCGAGATGCTTGATGCTCGCGCGTTTCAGGCGGTCATTCAAGGCCATGCCCACGCCCACATTCGGAATCGGGTCCACAAGAATCAAGTCATACTTGGGGTCATCCAGATCGTGCATATAGGCGTACAGCTTTGCCGTCGCTTCGAGCATATTGCCACTTTCGGACAAATTCAACGTTGCGGGAATAGGGCCTTCGCAGTCGCCAAAAGCGATACGCACGGTACGTTCCGGCAACTGACAACCTTCGGGAAGCGCTCCGTAGAAAAGTGGAACCTGCGGGCGGTAGTGCGTGTCGCACTGCCCCGGTGCGGCCATCGCTTGCCCCGGCTTCGAAGTAGATTCTTTCACCTTCACGTCGCCGATGACTTTCGCAATCATTTCGGGCGTTACGGCTCCCGGACGGAGCACCGTCGGCTCGCCCACTAAAGAGACAATCGTGCTTTCGACACCCACGTTGCAGGGACCGCCATCTACAATGCCAGCAAGGCCTCGGTCGGCCAGCTGCGCCGCCACGTGTTCGGCAGTTGTCGGGCTCACGTGCTTGAACAGGTTCGCACTCGGGGCTGCTAGCGGCACGCCAGCCTTCCAGATAATTTCCTGGGCCACTGGATGCGACGGGAACCTCACCGCAACAGACGGAAGTCCGCTCGTACACAAATCCGGTATGCATTCCTTCTTGGGAAGAATCATTGTCATCGGGCCCGGCCAATAAGCCTTCGCCAATGCGTACGCCGCATCGGGAATGTTTTCGGCGATATCGGCCAACTGCGAAATTTCGCAGATGTGAACAATCAGCGGGTCGAACGTCGGTCGTTCCTTAATCGCAAAAATCTGAGCCAGCGCAGATGGCAAATACGCGTTTCCCGCAAGTCCGTAAACGGTCTCGGTCGGAATCGCGACCACCTGTCCATCGTGAAGCAGGCGCGCGGCATCGTCAATACTTGTCCAAGGAGGAAATTGCATTTTCAATTCAGAATTCGGATTTCAGAGTTAAAAATAGAAAATTTTGTTGTTCGCATAAAAAAAGAGAACAGCACATCGCTATCCTCTTTTTAATTATGATTTCACACTCAATAATAATTCCGAATTCAGAAATCCGGATCCAGAACTATTACGCTTCTGCCGGAGCTTCCGGAGCAGCACCTTCCTGGGCGGCACCTTCAGGCTGATCCTTGCGACCGAAGGCAAACACCTTGT
The window above is part of the Fibrobacter sp. UWH4 genome. Proteins encoded here:
- a CDS encoding acyl-[acyl-carrier-protein] thioesterase, with the protein product MIDIYSLAKNPLVFQKQRTITSAYIDVSGKMGLAQTVLMVQDNFTENFGTLKMDNFCVNEKGGYWAITKAKFKFFQRPYWRDKVVTTSFPADSAPIRTYENTAVTTVEGEPIILAVQEACCLNLETHRPMKLSAVDFPAEGSPEPFMDNKFSKFPVEPEEYQEVYRQKVLPQHIDMSHHMNNIEYVKLGLNVFSAADLELCIPSMLELHFMGETREGQEVKIFRADKMGATYMKIEDDSGRQVFEMKVKMK
- a CDS encoding L-threonylcarbamoyladenylate synthase, yielding MQFPPWTSIDDAARLLHDGQVVAIPTETVYGLAGNAYLPSALAQIFAIKERPTFDPLIVHICEISQLADIAENIPDAAYALAKAYWPGPMTMILPKKECIPDLCTSGLPSVAVRFPSHPVAQEIIWKAGVPLAAPSANLFKHVSPTTAEHVAAQLADRGLAGIVDGGPCNVGVESTIVSLVGEPTVLRPGAVTPEMIAKVIGDVKVKESTSKPGQAMAAPGQCDTHYRPQVPLFYGALPEGCQLPERTVRIAFGDCEGPIPATLNLSESGNMLEATAKLYAYMHDLDDPKYDLILVDPIPNVGVGMALNDRLKRASIKHLG